Genomic segment of Anopheles merus strain MAF unplaced genomic scaffold, AmerM5.1 LNR4000581, whole genome shotgun sequence:
ACAATAACCGATCTTACGGTGAGACACGCAAAGCTCTATTTAATTCCGAGATTTGTAAGGCTCAAAGCCTCGCACCAGCGTATTACGTAAACACTCGAGAAATTGGCTGAATGAAGAAATGGTTGAAATAACCTGAATTGTCCGATCAATGTAGAGTGGAATTATTGTgtttggaaataaaaaaaaaagttcaatgTACAAAACTAAACCTGAAGCGTTGTTCCAATTCGAAATGTTTCATAATACACTTTattgttagaaaaaaaatcgtacaAAATATAAAGCCCTTCCAATACTTTGCACTTTAAAACCTCCTCACGGTCGACTGCATTCCGAGCGACTGTTTGTGATTATCCTCCGGTATGCGCACGAGCAGCGTACTCTTCGGCCCGGTCTGCCACATCACCCCATTGTCGTCGATGATGCACGTCTCCAGATTCAGCTGCCACTGGCCACCCAAGCTGACCGGCCCACCATTAAACGTGTGCGCCGTGTTGTTCAGCGCAATCAGGAAGCTGCCGCTCAGAAAGTCCCGATGCGGTTTCACCACCTGCGTCAGCGTGAGACTGTCCGACAGCAGCTTCACATCGTTCGGCCGGGACGTCATCAGGGTGGAGTTTAGCGTCAGCTGGATGCTGTTGATCGCCCGGAACAGCGACGGCGTACGGCCGTAGTGCTGGATGACACCTTCCACCTTCACCACCAAATGGCTGTTCGGCTGCACAAACACCGGTTCACCGGTGGCGCGGGGCTGTGGGGTCAGTGCCAGCTTCACAGACGTATTCTGCAGCACCTGGAAGAAGAAGCGCGGCGTACAGTGGGCGAACGGACCACCGTTTCAATCTGCTTCATCATCATGTCCGTGTGCTCGTGGGTGAGCGTTTTGGTGCCGCCAGGAACCTCGGCCGGTATCAGCTGCAGATGTTTCAGCACCGTCCGGCACACAGAAAGCAGGTAGCGCGTCTCGGGATGGCTCGATTGCGGTGCCACCTTCGGCGTTTCCGACGGGTTGATGAACGAAATCGTCTCGATGGAAAGCTGCAGCGTGGCACAGAGGTGCTGTAACCGCTTCCAGGTGCTCCAGCGTGCCGGGATCGGCATCGAACGAGCTTTTGTACAGCCGGCCGTACGCATCTTCGCAGTTTTTCAGCAGCTTCACGTGCTTGCGCAGCTGGTTCGTGATGTGACCGTACTTTTGCAGCGGATCGCGGCAGTTTTGCGCCAGCGTTTGGGAAATTTCCGACGGCGGCGTGATGCAGAGCGTGTTCCGCGTGATCACCACACTGTGCAGCACCTCGAGAAACGTGCACCGCAGGCGGATCAGCTCCGACTGGAACGCCAGCGGGTGCTGGGGCGACGAGCTGGCCTTCAGCGTCGACAGCGCAATGCAATACAGATTGATTGCCTTCTCGAGCCGATCGATGAGCGAGAGGGAACCGGTCGCACCCGGCAGCGCCGCACCCGGTTCCCGCTTAACGTGCCTCTGGGCAAGCGCGTCATACTCCTGGCCGTGGTTAAGGATGCACTCCGCCTTCGAGATCTGGCCCAGTGCCACCAGATAGAAGTGCAAGTTTTCCAGCGAAATGTTCCGCGACAGCTTCTCGTAGATGAGCGCGGCAAGGAAGTGCTGCCCGTAGCGGGAGGCGGAGCGGGCGATCCGGTACTGCGTCcacgggttcgtcgtctgcagTAGCTGCACAAAGATGCCGATCACGTTGTCCGGCATGAAGGATCCCAGCATGGCCTGCATGCAAATCGCGGCGAGCAGCTCCACGATGTTCGTCCTCTCCTTGTCCAGCGTCTCCGGTCCGCCGCTCGACCGGGCCAGCGCTTCCAGCTTGCGCAGCAAATGCTGCATCACGCCACTGAAGGGGCTCGTGCCGGGTAGTTGAGTTTCGTAAAACTCGCACGACACGATCACGTTCGAGCAGATCGCACCGAGCGCCTCGCAGATCAGCTTCGAGTGGCCGGCGGTAGACGTGGAGTGCTCCTCGCTCAGCAGCTCCGCAATCATTTCCGCGAAGCTTTCCCCAAACTCACGGCTCGTCTTGGACAGCTGCACGCCACACTTCAGATACAGGCGGAAGTCCTTCAGCGAGGCCCTGTTCTGCAGCGATGCCTGAATGAGAAACTCCAGATGCATGTCCAGATACTCGAGCACGTGCACCGGCGGTGGGATGTTCTCCGTGTGGCAGTACGTGATCAGGCTGGTGAGGATCGTCATCGCGCGGCCACCGCTGTCGTTCTCCATCAGCAGGCAGTTCTTGCACACGTCCAgtatctgctgctgctcctcgttCAGCATCGTGTGGCAGGTGTGGGGACACTTGGTGAGCGTCAGTATCACGTCCAGCGCCATGTTCTGGTTGCTGCACTGCACGGTAAGCTGCAGCAGCCGGCTGATCGCCGTCTTGGGCCACAGATACGCGCCCTTCTCCGCCAGCTTCTTCAGCGACAGCAGCACCGTACACTGTACCCGCTTGCGCGGGTCCTGCAGGTACACCAGCAGCAAATCGACCTGATCCGGTATGTCCACCAGCGTGGCACAGGACAGCTGCGACAGGGAGCGTATGATTTCCACCACAAACTGCTCGGACGGATACTTCGGCAGCAGATCGCGGCAGAGCGCGCGCACCAGTGCGGCCGTACTGGCGTCGTGGTGCATGTGCCGCAGCACCGGTATCAGGTGCAGCTTCATGTTGACCGGCGTCTGCAGGCTCTCGATCATCGACGCCACCTTCGAGCACATGCCGACGGCGAACGTTTTCGACTGGGCCGCGAACTGTACGCTGGCGAAGATGGCCGCCTCCACCTCGACCGTATCGTGACTGTCCAGCGCCATGCGAATCGCATGGTGGACGTGCTGCTTCTCCGGAATGACGAACGCCACTGCGCCGAGCGTGCGGAGCGTGAGGGCCCGCGCCACCGGATCGTTCGAGTGGATCACCATAAAGATGCGCTTCAGAAACTCGTCGATGTTGATGATCTTTTCCAGGTGCTTTTCGCTCTGCTGGCAAACGCGCAGTATCCACAGCCGGGACAGGTTCGAGCCGATGCGAAAGAACTCGGCCAGCTTCAGGAAGGACGAGTTGATCAGGATGGGGAAGGGATAGCGTTCGAACAGCTTGGGGAAGCGGATGATTGCCTCGCACTGGTCGCCGATCTTGCTCGACCGCAGGCCCTTGTCCAGCTCGATGAGGACCGAGTTCGAGTCGCCATCGGTTTCGTTGAGGAAGTTTTCGTTGAAATTGTTCACTCGTACGCTGATCATTGTGAGTTTTGCTGTTTCTCTTTTCTCGCACGCACGCAGTTGCCGTCCGGCTTTGGGGCGGTGTTTGGtgattttgtaaacaaatggTGAAAGTGTCATCGTGTGCGGGACCGTTCCCAAGTAGCAGTTTGAAAAGCATGCGGAAATTCAAATGTGACCGTTATttcgtttgtttcatttcaaaagccaatttgtatgaaaagtcaCAAGGGATGCTGgcaactcaaaaaaaaaaacaaaatgattaaaatgaCCAAAAAACTGTGGATTACGATTGCAACCACCGCTGTTATCCAAATTTGAAATGGCGTTTACATTCAttgcccaagtgccacaaatccactaaacgaccactaaacggcttctaaacgactcaagttctctacctaaacggaatatagaaagacttcgtttagcagacgccaaacgactcattcattctaaaatagcaaaaaagctggtggcgctctctgttggtgggataccccaaccagttgagcttcatcgcttggaggagagctttctcatttcctctgtactgttgtatggtttcgcattgaagttatgcatcgctagaactagaacggcgatacaattgtttaattactaaactccaacggaaaccaccagtactgaagcaagtgagaattgagttatggtcgttggtgttgatacccacgtatctgaccacacgaccattcacatagatttttgctcagaaagttagaaggctatacaggtcatgataagatgaaacttgtcgaaacacattgcaagaacaggatagcaatataatgatgagttgtaatacgccatctattgatcaaaccaatgaagctgtggagctttcatttttttatatggatattcaattttccagtcgtttaagcttaatctgtggcgcttgggtgcagtttaaaattttgtaagaTTTAGGTCTCTGGACATGTTGCGGAAAAATTGgtttaatgaaaatatttatggatttttcaatttattccaaACATTGTACACCAATTTTCTCGCAAAAATGAAAACTAAgttaaaattatttgtttccgttttgctATGGTTGAAAACTGTTTCTGCAACAAATAAACGtgaaacaaatcgatttgtttaTCTTACAACAAAAATGTTCCCGCAACATGATTATGACAGTACGACCATGCGATTTGACCACAAATATTTCCGCAACATGTTTTCGTCTATAGTGTTGTATggttttgcattaaagttaTGCATttctagaactagaacggtgATACGATTGCTTAAATATTAAACTCTAATTTGATCTATCAGAACTGAATGAAGTGAGATTTGAATAATGGtcgatgatgttgatggtgGATAAACACGTATATGACCACTCGACCATTTtaatagatttttgctcgaaATGTTTTAAGGGCATAAAAACCATGATTAAATGAAGTTTGACGAAACACATGGCGAGAAAAGGACAGCTATATAGTAATGAGTTATAATACACCATCTATTCAGCAAACCAGTGGagctatggagctttcgtttttttctatatatattcaattttccagtcgtttatgcttaatctgtggcgcttgggtagtaccaattaaacataaacattgaTATTTATCAAACTGCATAAACCGACAAATAACATATTTCGGGTATAAAAGATTCCCACGAATTTCATATGAATTAGAAGTCGAATTCAGTgttatttgttaaaaaatgaaaaaaaaaattttttaaTTGAGAAAAATCCAACAAACCTTACTCACTTACACATCCAGCAAGCACTGTAGCAGCCATGATAGCACCGCCCCTGAAAAGGCCTTTTGCATTTGTTACTTGGGCACTGGGCCGGAGCTGTCACTGAGGGCAGAAAATTTCTCCCGAATGAgtaataaatgtttttattttgtttgtgcaCCGCGCGCTGTATGTTCTTTCCCCTGTTTGTTCGATGATAAAGTGGCTTTTATTCGCTTCAATTGATAAATGAGTCGCGCAGGTACGGCGATGAAAACGTGACCGTACTCCCGCCCAAGAAACGCCTCGCCCAGAGTGCGCCTAACACGTGCTGGTGCATCGCAGTCCGCAGTCCGAGGGGTGTGGGCCACCCGTTGATAAGAGCGTTGATACGCTGCCTGCAACCACCGATGGTGAACTAATCCGGGGAGCTAGAGCGACAGAAACGACTAGGCACCATGTCCAACTATCAGCTGCACGCCAACGAAACGACCATCTCGATCCCGCGCATCATCACGGTGGACAGTGTGAACTACTACGAGATACTGGTGAAATGTGGCCAGGTCATGTGGACGGTCAACCATCGGTATCGCGACTTTGCCGAGCTGCACGACCAGCTCGTGTCGGAACGGGGCGTCTCGAAGGACAAGCTGCCGCCGAAGAAGGTGCTCGGCAACAAGAGCCCCACCTTCCTGAAGAAACGCCAGGAAGCGCTCGAGCAGTACCTGAGGGAGATGCTGATCTTTCTGAAGGTAACGATGCCGCGAGAGTTTGTCGAGTTTCTCGACTTCCACCGGTACGATATCATCTTTCTGGTGCAGCACCTGGCCAGCTCGCTCTTTCTGCGCGGGGACGCGTTTCTGGCCAAGTCGAAAAAGTACGGCTTCTCGGTGCTGGAGCTGCACGCGATCAGCGAGCGAATGCAGATCCCTTGCCCGCCGACCGAGGCGGCCTGCAGCAACTACAACTTCTCCCACATACTGGACTTTTGCGCCCAGCTCGAGACGATCATCGTGCTGCCGACCAAGAACAGTCTGCCCACGATCCTGTACGACGACGATACGGATAAGTACATCCCGCACGCGCTCCACAAACCGATCGGTAGTAGCAATCTCATCCCGGTGCAGCTGCGGTACGAGCTGAGCGTGTTCAAGGTGTTGCGTAATCTCATCATTTACGGCGTGCCGACGGAAAACATTCAAAATGTAGGTCAGTACCGTTTTCGCGCTGATaggagaggggagggggtTTGGAATGGAGCAATGTTTTGTatgatgggtggtggtggtggtggtggagattGTACTTACCCTTGCTTCACTTGTTTCGGTGCCACGTGTTTTTAGGTGCCTTGCGTGAAACGCTCTCAAGGATAGAGGTGTACAAGAGCGAAACGAAGCAAATCTGCCAAATTGCGCTGTGTGATAATGTCCACAAGGATGCGGCCGAAGACGAGCTGGACAAGTCGAAGGTAAgttgaagtgaaaaaaaaagaaaaaggcatttttaaaattttaattttaattaatttacctCACTTTTCCCTTCTTTGCAGCAGTGGAAAAACCTTCGCCACGCGGTGTTTAAGGAAAACCAGCTGACGGTGATCGATCGAACGATCCGGCTGTTTCCCACCGTCAAGGATCTGGTGCTGGACAAGAACAAGCTGGAAAGCATCGCCCATCTTAGCCACCTGAACAACCTGCAGATACTCAGCCTGCGCTGCAACCGGATAGCGCAGTGCGCGAACTGGCACGTCCAGCTCGGCAATCTGGTCACGCTGAACCTGTCCCAGAACCGGATACGCCTGCTCGAAGGGCTGGGCAAGCTGTACTCGCTGGTGAACTTGGATTTGAGCTGCAATTTAATTGACGATATTAATGAAATTGATTACATCGGTAATTTACCGCTGCTGGAGAATCTGCGCCTCATGGGGAATCCGGTCGCCGGTGGTGTCGGTAAGTTGTGGTCGGTatgcagtgctgcaaaatgtcactgcaAATCGGACTGAAATCTTCTGAAAAAATCTGACTTGAAACAATAATGTCAGTGTCACGTACTCAAtaggcgtcatccatcaaaAACGTAAagcaaaaattgcaaattttcGACCCCCTCCTCCCGTAGTGTAACAAACTGTTACGATGGAAAAAACCCTCCCTCCCTCAAATGACGTAACAGATAGACCCCACCCTCCTCAAATAGCTTAATTTATtgaacaaaatcaaatttttggtGAGTTACTTTACTCTggtatattttattatattttattttgcgttaCGTAACAAAAGATAAACTCCGCCTCTCTCCTATCAAACAAATCGTTACGTTTGACGACACCTCCGACCCCTCCCCCTATCAACATTACTTTATTCATGGATGACGCCATattgatgatcagaggtgatactcaaaacgattggtaTGACTAATGAATgtttcgtgacatttttgcgaccaaagcTTGGTCATGAGacactatgtcatgacttttttactgtgattagttctgcaaaatgtcactggcATGGTCATGATAAATTCCAGccgaaacaaaatccatgtcagcgtcaagAGCagtactgtgatgatcagagatGAGACTCAAACATTTGGTGCAACCATCACATACTAGGTAACATTGTGTGCCtgggtcagtcacttggtcaaGACATTTtgtgtcggtgatcatcacgatagtcatGCGATGCGTACCTTCGAGAAAGAAAGTCCACATgtcaagtatattccaagaatgacGTGATTATCACCAACAGAAATTGTCATGACCAAGAGAGTGACTAAGtgttgggtgctaaacaaaatgtcaccaagtaTGTGATTGGTCCACCCACTGTTTGAGGCTTACCCCTGATCATCTTAGTTGTGTAtttgagctgatttgagctttgtttcagtcatgagtatTGGTGATTGAAACAtgggcatttggcagcactgttcacagtcagaaaaaaaaaacattattatgcTTGGGCCGAcattaagctcagcttgtcAGTTAGAGTTTCGCATTTGACTCAATCACTCGCATATCGCGTTCGCACTTTCATTGattatcagcaatgagcatcaaccTACCACAAATATgctcattgttttcgttggtcaacatctcgtgatgctcatgacattttgcaccACTGCAGCACATGTTGcttctttcattttcaaacGCTAATGACCGTTACCTTCACCACTTTTAGACTACCGTGCCCGGGTGCTTTCGCGATTCGGCGAACGGTTGCAGGAGATCTATCTGGACAATGAGAAGGGCAACCAGACGGAGTACGATATGGCGCTGGTGCTATCTGCGCTGCGCATATCGGCCCAGAAATCGCACCGCAAGCTGCACAGCCTGCTCGAACCGGGCGGTAGTACGCCCGCCGAAGAGCAGCAGGAGAAGCAGAAGAACGATACCGAACGTGCCGGACCGAGTGGTGGAGCGGGCAGTTGAAACGATGCTACATTCCAAGCAGGCCGAGCGGACCATCGTCAGCCTGTGAGAAACGATGAAGGGTGTTTTTATTGAACGTAACTAGTACAGCAAAGCTGGACGAGGCCAAGCATACCAGGGAGAGAGCGTGTGGGGAGAATGAAAGAGATATTTTAACACCCAACACAGTTGACCGGAACGGATAGAAGCGTTcgggaaaattattattattattattattattactattattttatACTGAAATCTTTATAAGCCAAAACCGCCCCCTTCGTGACGTGCTCTTGGTAGGGCGAAAAGGGTTTGATgcaatatatatatgtatCTGTAACAGAAGCTCTCCACGTTCCTACTGGGCGCTTTTTCGTCATGTTCCGGATCGTGATATATCACTGAAAATTGGCAGCTGCAGAaagcttatttaaaaataattcattctCAATTATTAAACATCCGAGGGACCTGATAGGATCGTGATAACAAAGGTAACAAAGCTCCGGTAAGGTCCGTTCAATCACACATCGATTCATTCCAGATCTTCTTACgccgtttcttttctttcttcccctCCGTCTGCCCGTAGGGTATTTGCTTCATGTGGCCCTGCTCGAACAGCTGCGTCGGCCACCGTACCTCGTCCTCCATCTTGAGCACCGTGCTGACCGGTTCGGCGTCACAGTGACGCAACGTCACGGAGCAGCGCGGCAGGTAGCCTTTTAATCGGCGCTGCAAGAAAGCGACCGGCTGCACACCGTCCGGCAGCCGCCGGTACGCAATCATCGTGCCTTCCAGCGTGAGCACTTTCAGCCCGGGGAACAGTTTCGGCAGCAGGGCAAAGTTACCGCGCAACAGATAGCACCGGCGCAGTATTAGCTGCTCCACGTTTGGCATCGGTTGGCAGTGGTCCCAGGGGCGGGTGTTCGTTTTCATCCCGTTGATCGTGAACGTGCGCAGACACGGCAGCAGGGCGAGGGAACGGAAGTGTTCGCGTATCGCTTCCGCAACGGGCGCCCTGGTGCGCAGCACTATCTCCAACTCCTCCAGCATGGTCAGGTGGCGGCAGAGCCGCGACAGCTGCGAATCCATGCTGTACTGTAGCCGGCGCACGTGCGCAAAGCCAGCATCGAGCCGGAAGCAGGTGCCGCTGTTGATGAGCTCGAGCTGCTGGAGCTTCGGCAGGTCGACGTGCCGTAGCCGACTTCCTTCCTCAAGGATGCACTCTTCGAGGCGCAGGAACTGTGGGCGCAAAAAAGGTAAATCATTATTTATACAATTAAATTCCTTTTCTTCAACGAAAACACTCACCTCCAGATTCTTCAGCTCGAGGATGAGCACAAACAGGGCGCGCGGAAAGATGACATCGCTTAGCTTGAGCCGTGTTAGCGTGCCGGCATTGTGGAGACACACCGCACGAAAGATCCGGTACGCAACCGTGCACGAATCGATGGTAAGGTCCTCGAGCAGCGGTGCACTTTGCGCGAACCGGTCCGCGGCCAGATCGTCCCCGCGCGTGTTTGGTTCGGGCGAGAGGGGACCCTTGTCGAACCGCTTCATCAGCAGCTTCCTTAGGCGCGGGAACGGCCGGGTAAGTGTTTGCTCCATCGCGCGCTCGAAGTAAAACCACACGGTCAGCTCGACCAGCTGCTCGCTGTACTCCATCAGATAGTGCAGGTCGAAATCGTTCGCAACGTCCACCGTGTAGCGCTCGAGCGCCGGCAGCTTTAGCTCGTACCCGTTCGTGTTGGCGAACAGCTGCCAGGTGAGGCTCGGGAGCGTACCGTGCTCGATTACCCAGCGCGGTGCCTTTTCCGGCAGCTCGTCTCCCGCCACCTCGGCCAAGACGGTAAGCGTGAGGTGCTGCAGGTTTTGCATGTTCTTTAACCGATCGGCTAGAAAGCGGCGCATCCGATCGAACGATGCTTTGATGTGGAGGCTCTTCAGTGGCAGCTCGCCGGAGAACAGTAGCTGCTCGGGTGTGAGTAAACCGGCAGCGCTCGCCGGCGTCGGTCTGGACGATGGGCCCGGCTCATCGTTGGCA
This window contains:
- the LOC121602717 gene encoding nischarin-like isoform X2, producing the protein MSNYQLHANETTISIPRIITVDSVNYYEILVKCGQVMWTVNHRYRDFAELHDQLVSERGVSKDKLPPKKVLGNKSPTFLKKRQEALEQYLREMLIFLKVTMPREFVEFLDFHRYDIIFLVQHLASSLFLRGDAFLAKSKKYGFSVLELHAISERMQIPCPPTEAACSNYNFSHILDFCAQLETIIVLPTKNSLPTILYDDDTDKYIPHALHKPIGSSNLIPVQLRYELSVFKVLRNLIIYGVPTENIQNVGALRETLSRIEVYKSETKQICQIALCDNVHKDAAEDELDKSKWKNLRHAVFKENQLTVIDRTIRLFPTVKDLVLDKNKLESIAHLSHLNNLQILSLRCNRIAQCANWHVQLGNLVTLNLSQNRIRLLEGLGKLYSLVNLDLSCNLIDDINEIDYIGNLPLLENLRLMGNPVAGGVDYRARVLSRFGERLQEIYLDNEKGNQTEYDMALVLSALRISAQKSHRKLHSLLEPGGSTPAEEQQEKQKNDTERAGPSGGAGS
- the LOC121602717 gene encoding nischarin-like isoform X1 translates to MSNYQLHANETTISIPRIITVDSVNYYEILVKCGQVMWTVNHRYRDFAELHDQLVSERGVSKDKLPPKKVLGNKSPTFLKKRQEALEQYLREMLIFLKVTMPREFVEFLDFHRYDIIFLVQHLASSLFLRGDAFLAKSKKYGFSVLELHAISERMQIPCPPTEAACSNYNFSHILDFCAQLETIIVLPTKNSLPTILYDDDTDKYIPHALHKPIGSSNLIPVQLRYELSVFKVLRNLIIYGVPTENIQNVGALRETLSRIEVYKSETKQICQIALCDNVHKDAAEDELDKSKQWKNLRHAVFKENQLTVIDRTIRLFPTVKDLVLDKNKLESIAHLSHLNNLQILSLRCNRIAQCANWHVQLGNLVTLNLSQNRIRLLEGLGKLYSLVNLDLSCNLIDDINEIDYIGNLPLLENLRLMGNPVAGGVDYRARVLSRFGERLQEIYLDNEKGNQTEYDMALVLSALRISAQKSHRKLHSLLEPGGSTPAEEQQEKQKNDTERAGPSGGAGS
- the LOC121602715 gene encoding uncharacterized protein LOC121602715 gives rise to the protein MEQNTADCSEPSSKKRRKDDSDTLNQTECEIDHINRLPYEILCKIFQHLYLEDQLPCALVCKRWYAILRSEPFQERMSFNYSHCFGLPIASHHLQYMASAFHCVFDDCGSDPVPANQAKVLEMVRKATAANDEPGPSSRPTPASAAGLLTPEQLLFSGELPLKSLHIKASFDRMRRFLADRLKNMQNLQHLTLTVLAEVAGDELPEKAPRWVIEHGTLPSLTWQLFANTNGYELKLPALERYTVDVANDFDLHYLMEYSEQLVELTVWFYFERAMEQTLTRPFPRLRKLLMKRFDKGPLSPEPNTRGDDLAADRFAQSAPLLEDLTIDSCTVAYRIFRAVCLHNAGTLTRLKLSDVIFPRALFVLILELKNLEFLRLEECILEEGSRLRHVDLPKLQQLELINSGTCFRLDAGFAHVRRLQYSMDSQLSRLCRHLTMLEELEIVLRTRAPVAEAIREHFRSLALLPCLRTFTINGMKTNTRPWDHCQPMPNVEQLILRRCYLLRGNFALLPKLFPGLKVLTLEGTMIAYRRLPDGVQPVAFLQRRLKGYLPRCSVTLRHCDAEPVSTVLKMEDEVRWPTQLFEQGHMKQIPYGQTEGKKEKKRRKKIWNESMCD